One window of Candidatus Saccharimonadales bacterium genomic DNA carries:
- a CDS encoding phosphotransferase, which produces MKPPTTHPAPDEILDRGYERVTSSLDGLASARFAYAKLRKDGEYYFTKFKISPDARAGALLNDVSWCQAIGAIDTTRPLNFRAPRIIENDGAGEWYVAQWIDGQVRVGPDSFGSSLDRYLETYVQALIDVDRVPAESVKAFFGGGQGSTATPPLTHRWSEWTPKPLREGQLQQSDVQRAAALVDQYGRFVESRFQHGDFVPWHFMTDTRGQLWLIDGEHASYAKPRYYDLAYIYSRIFCRMEDPGRAMRLIKLFMEWSTRSLYDLYPALLPVMVARAIGLQFDAINDYPEIDYRHRAQDFMARCLSEDPKQLLEL; this is translated from the coding sequence ATGAAACCGCCCACTACCCATCCGGCACCAGACGAGATTCTCGATCGTGGCTACGAACGCGTAACTTCTTCTCTTGATGGCTTGGCATCGGCCCGCTTCGCGTATGCTAAGCTACGAAAAGACGGAGAATATTACTTTACCAAGTTTAAGATCTCGCCGGACGCCAGAGCGGGGGCACTTTTGAATGATGTCAGTTGGTGCCAGGCGATTGGGGCAATAGACACGACCAGACCTCTTAACTTCAGAGCGCCACGTATCATCGAGAATGATGGGGCAGGGGAGTGGTACGTTGCGCAGTGGATAGATGGGCAGGTAAGGGTAGGCCCTGACAGTTTCGGCTCGAGCCTCGATCGCTATTTGGAGACCTACGTTCAGGCCTTGATCGATGTCGATCGGGTTCCGGCTGAATCGGTTAAGGCCTTCTTCGGGGGAGGGCAGGGGAGTACTGCTACTCCCCCACTCACCCATCGTTGGTCGGAGTGGACTCCCAAACCCCTTCGCGAGGGACAGCTGCAGCAATCAGACGTCCAACGGGCGGCTGCTTTAGTTGACCAATACGGACGGTTTGTCGAATCCAGATTTCAGCATGGCGATTTTGTCCCGTGGCATTTTATGACGGACACAAGAGGGCAGTTATGGCTGATCGACGGTGAACACGCCAGTTACGCAAAGCCACGCTACTACGACCTAGCCTACATCTATAGCCGGATCTTTTGCCGGATGGAAGATCCGGGCAGAGCGATGCGGCTTATTAAGTTGTTTATGGAGTGGTCGACCCGATCACTTTACGACCTCTACCCTGCCCTATTACCAGTGATGGTTGCAAGGGCAATCGGGCTGCAGTTTGATGCCATCAATGACTATCCGGAGATTGACTATCGTCATCGGGCGCAAGACTTTATGGCCCGTTGTCTGAGCGAGGACCCTAAGCAGCTTCTCGAGCTCTAG
- a CDS encoding VIT1/CCC1 transporter family protein — MEHEPHAKTNNLANIILGGQDGLVAILGLILGLVASTHSIRIILAGGLAATFAESISMGAVAYTSNMADRDHYAAERKREMEEVVKYPEQERSEVEEIFKSKGFGGKLLTEIVDHITSDKKLWVDTMMREELNLQLISKKDVYKAAYVVGLSTLAGSILPLIPFFFMHNANNALVVALAISVLTLAAVGIYKAKTTLGNPAKAAIEMVVIGMGAALAGYIIGQFFKQ, encoded by the coding sequence ATGGAACACGAGCCACATGCTAAGACTAACAACCTAGCCAATATCATTCTGGGCGGACAAGATGGCCTGGTGGCCATTTTGGGCCTTATCCTCGGTCTGGTCGCCTCGACCCACTCAATCCGTATCATTTTAGCCGGTGGTCTTGCAGCTACCTTTGCCGAGAGTATCTCTATGGGGGCGGTAGCCTACACCTCGAATATGGCTGACAGAGATCACTATGCCGCCGAAAGGAAGCGGGAGATGGAAGAGGTTGTCAAATATCCTGAGCAGGAGCGAAGCGAGGTCGAGGAGATCTTCAAGTCAAAGGGCTTCGGCGGCAAGCTGCTCACCGAGATCGTTGATCACATCACATCAGACAAGAAGCTGTGGGTCGATACCATGATGCGTGAGGAGCTCAATCTCCAGCTGATCAGCAAGAAGGATGTCTACAAGGCTGCCTATGTCGTCGGCCTATCAACACTGGCTGGCTCTATCCTACCGCTTATTCCGTTCTTCTTTATGCATAACGCTAATAATGCACTGGTAGTGGCCTTAGCCATATCCGTTCTCACACTGGCTGCCGTCGGTATCTACAAGGCCAAGACGACTCTTGGTAATCCGGCTAAAGCGGCTATCGAGATGGTGGTTATCGGCATGGGCGCGGCCTTGGCAGGCTATATAATCGGTCAGTTCTTCAAACAGTAA
- a CDS encoding DUF4232 domain-containing protein: protein MDPSSQKAFEEMPIEKKHEVAPEHHLHAKPLHKHGHRFILAYIAILLLAVGCGGIYTWQHDKVIKLDTQIRQLNAHVANLKTLVDKIQKEVATTTKTSGSSKSTSSSTSSNTPSACTNSELGLSLSQPNGTAGTIYADAILTNLSSTTCTLEGVPPKVTLTTSSGSVLGTATGSGTGTTITLTPETAAHATVGFPLDNGEQCTGPASYLELTLPGQTAPLKVADTNQYCTGFSVQAITNGS from the coding sequence ATGGATCCTTCTAGTCAAAAAGCCTTCGAAGAGATGCCGATTGAGAAGAAACACGAAGTGGCTCCCGAGCATCATCTTCATGCCAAGCCGCTACACAAACACGGCCACCGCTTTATTCTGGCCTATATTGCCATTCTGCTTCTGGCAGTCGGCTGCGGAGGCATCTATACTTGGCAGCACGATAAAGTGATAAAACTCGATACTCAGATCAGACAACTCAACGCGCATGTCGCCAACTTGAAGACGCTAGTAGATAAGATCCAGAAAGAGGTCGCTACGACCACGAAAACCAGTGGTTCGTCGAAATCAACCAGCTCGTCAACGAGTTCGAACACCCCCTCGGCCTGCACAAATTCGGAACTCGGCCTTAGCTTGAGCCAACCAAATGGAACGGCGGGTACGATCTACGCCGATGCTATCCTGACCAATCTATCCTCAACGACCTGTACGCTCGAAGGCGTGCCGCCGAAGGTTACTTTGACGACCTCCAGCGGATCTGTTCTCGGTACAGCCACCGGCTCGGGCACCGGCACGACCATCACCCTGACACCCGAAACGGCGGCCCACGCCACCGTCGGCTTTCCCTTAGATAATGGGGAGCAGTGTACCGGCCCGGCCAGCTATCTTGAGTTGACTCTACCCGGCCAGACCGCCCCGCTTAAAGTGGCTGACACCAATCAATACTGTACTGGCTTCTCTGTTCAGGCTATCACCAACGGCAGCTAG
- a CDS encoding DUF3048 domain-containing protein: MASLRKLHWIRFKYWVQTHKKQTIIISAVVGILVFGVGGYFGYKYFFTAKSKSEPAIHTAAVIPKKPPKPILSPLTGLPTTAALAARPVTAIMIENDPPARPQAGLSEAGLVFEAIDDGGITRYLALYQEAEPTNIGPVRSLRPYYLDWGATFDASIVHVGGSALALQEVTNGNYFNGDYLRYPQYFWRITQRVAPYNVFTDTSHLDELNAKLGLTHSNFAPFPRKPDAPAAVPTATNIQVNFSSYLYQVNYTYNKATNTYLRDLEGSPQIDSLDNQQLNPKVVVVIQVNESTVMEDGYRQVIDTTGSGQMWLFQDGIVTQGTWSKPSDSSQFVFTDTAGHVLKLNAGQVFIEAVPTYESISYTAS, translated from the coding sequence ATGGCCTCTTTGCGGAAGCTACATTGGATACGCTTCAAGTATTGGGTTCAGACCCATAAGAAGCAGACGATCATCATATCGGCGGTGGTGGGCATTCTTGTCTTTGGGGTTGGCGGCTACTTTGGTTATAAATATTTCTTTACTGCCAAATCAAAATCCGAGCCGGCGATTCATACTGCCGCGGTCATTCCTAAGAAACCACCGAAGCCGATTCTATCGCCCTTAACTGGGCTACCAACCACGGCTGCCTTGGCGGCTCGTCCAGTGACGGCCATTATGATTGAAAACGATCCACCGGCCAGGCCGCAGGCGGGTCTGAGCGAGGCAGGGCTTGTCTTTGAAGCCATCGATGACGGCGGTATTACCCGCTACCTTGCACTCTACCAAGAGGCGGAGCCGACCAACATCGGTCCAGTTCGCAGTCTCCGCCCATACTATCTTGATTGGGGAGCTACCTTTGACGCTTCGATCGTTCACGTCGGCGGTAGCGCGCTGGCCTTACAGGAAGTTACCAACGGTAACTACTTCAACGGGGATTATCTGAGATATCCACAGTACTTCTGGCGGATCACCCAGCGGGTGGCGCCGTATAACGTCTTCACCGACACAAGCCATCTCGATGAGCTGAACGCCAAACTTGGTCTGACACACAGTAACTTTGCCCCATTTCCACGAAAGCCTGACGCTCCGGCCGCAGTGCCGACTGCCACCAATATCCAGGTTAACTTCTCGAGTTACCTCTATCAGGTTAACTATACCTATAACAAAGCGACCAACACCTATCTGCGTGACCTAGAAGGCTCACCACAGATAGACTCTCTTGATAATCAGCAGCTCAACCCCAAAGTCGTGGTTGTCATCCAAGTTAACGAGTCAACCGTTATGGAGGATGGCTACAGACAAGTAATCGACACGACTGGTAGTGGCCAGATGTGGCTCTTCCAGGACGGAATCGTCACCCAAGGGACGTGGTCCAAACCGAGTGACAGTTCGCAGTTCGTCTTCACTGACACTGCCGGGCACGTTCTCAAGCTGAATGCCGGGCAAGTCTTTATCGAAGCCGTCCCAACCTATGAATCAATCTCATATACCGCTTCGTAA
- the pyk gene encoding pyruvate kinase yields MSLTEKAPQVSSRAFKRTKIVASIGPATHSYEMILGIMKAGVNVFRFNFSHGIHDERNEQIKWIRKASAELDKPVAIILDLQGPKIRCGGFVAEMLIKKGDVLHFKYGAEFDEDAKIIPIEYDLSEKVKVGERIFLVDGKFKGKVAKVSKGVIDVEMENEGLFVQRAKQHKAFNVPDTSFGGDILTKKDLQDIAYGADKDFDYVAISFVQTPEDMHHLRHLLDKHGYSPDIKIMSKIETPAAVQDGVLEEIVKASDAVMVARGDLAVEVSPEAVPIVQRKILAFCQKHAKISIVATQMLISMVDNPTPTRPEVSDIANAVITGADSVMLSEETTVGEYPVEVVKTMKRVILYTQENVAVRPIYEFPESDALQDAISDVVMALAHEINAAAIVVETKSGKTARMVASRRPHMPIVAVTSNQRVCQELALLYGTMAFVRPDGVSAGLDLAMWLKEKEVFKKGDRVVIVSGKQPGLIGGTDTIKVRVLE; encoded by the coding sequence GTGAGTCTCACAGAAAAAGCCCCCCAAGTCTCTTCACGCGCCTTTAAGCGGACCAAGATAGTCGCCAGTATTGGACCTGCAACCCACAGCTACGAGATGATCCTGGGTATTATGAAAGCTGGCGTGAACGTCTTTCGTTTCAACTTTAGCCATGGCATCCATGATGAGCGCAACGAGCAGATCAAGTGGATCAGAAAGGCCAGCGCTGAATTAGATAAGCCGGTAGCAATAATTCTTGACCTGCAAGGGCCTAAGATTCGATGTGGTGGATTTGTGGCTGAGATGTTGATCAAAAAGGGCGACGTCCTCCACTTTAAGTACGGAGCCGAATTCGATGAGGACGCCAAGATAATCCCAATTGAGTACGATCTCAGTGAGAAAGTTAAGGTCGGGGAACGCATCTTCCTAGTTGACGGCAAGTTCAAGGGCAAGGTGGCCAAAGTCAGTAAAGGCGTCATCGACGTCGAAATGGAGAATGAAGGCCTCTTCGTCCAGCGGGCCAAACAACACAAAGCCTTCAACGTACCCGACACCAGCTTCGGCGGTGACATCCTAACGAAAAAAGACCTTCAAGATATCGCTTACGGGGCTGACAAGGACTTCGATTATGTGGCCATCAGCTTCGTCCAGACACCTGAGGATATGCACCACCTGCGTCACCTTCTCGATAAGCACGGCTACAGCCCAGATATCAAGATTATGTCCAAGATTGAGACCCCTGCAGCTGTTCAGGATGGCGTCCTCGAAGAGATCGTCAAAGCCAGCGATGCTGTCATGGTCGCTCGCGGCGACCTGGCAGTCGAGGTCAGCCCTGAGGCTGTTCCAATCGTCCAGCGAAAGATTCTCGCTTTCTGCCAGAAGCATGCCAAGATCAGCATCGTGGCGACCCAGATGCTTATCAGTATGGTAGATAACCCAACGCCAACCCGCCCAGAAGTTTCAGATATCGCCAACGCAGTTATCACCGGCGCAGATAGCGTCATGCTCAGCGAGGAGACGACTGTCGGTGAATATCCTGTCGAAGTAGTTAAGACGATGAAGCGGGTCATTCTTTATACCCAGGAAAATGTAGCCGTCAGACCAATCTACGAATTTCCGGAGAGCGATGCCCTGCAGGACGCTATCAGCGATGTGGTCATGGCACTGGCTCACGAAATTAATGCGGCTGCTATCGTTGTTGAGACAAAATCCGGTAAGACGGCGCGTATGGTCGCCTCTCGTCGCCCCCATATGCCCATCGTAGCGGTGACATCTAACCAGCGGGTTTGCCAGGAGCTGGCCCTTCTTTACGGGACGATGGCGTTTGTGCGTCCGGATGGCGTCTCGGCCGGCCTTGATTTGGCTATGTGGCTGAAAGAGAAAGAGGTCTTCAAGAAAGGCGACCGCGTCGTCATTGTATCGGGAAAGCAGCCAGGACTCATCGGCGGTACTGACACAATCAAAGTCCGTGTTCTCGAATAG